The stretch of DNA gaatagacatatatatatataagaataATATTTTTGGACATACCCTCTGATAGCTATCCACGGCCACACTATGGGGAATGTGAAACTGTGCCAGCTCCTGGCCTTCCTCCCCATGCACCCACACTACCTGGAGATCTACATGTTTGGCACAGTCAATACGAGACGCACGTGTACCATATTCATAATTACTGATAATTATGTTCAACAGGTAGTAAAGTCGTGTCTACCTTCCGATAACTTAATCAGACGGTTGTTCATGCCTCCATCCCCGTCCACAATGTAGATTTCCCCAGAGGTATGGACAAAGATCTCTGCCGGCTGATCGAACTGAAGTGGATTCACACCCGACCCTGCTTTCCCAGGCGTGCCCAGAATCTGCAGAAGCTTCCCTGAAGGAGTGTACTGCTTAACTGTATGGCCATACGGACCTGATGAGaacaaaagagaacaaaatAAGGATTATTCACAATGCATATCATTACGAACATTGCATTAGATTAATCACACGTCCAACCCCACCTGTTCCAACATCTGTAATCCACACCGAAGGGTTGGTAAGTGCACCAGCAAGGAAAATTCCATGGGGCATCTCTAAAGTTGTGGTATTCCAAGCTTGCATGAAGTCTCCATCTATGTTAAAGACAAGTACTTTCGCtacattctctcctctctggttaGGGAAAGACAAACATATTTTTAAAACTGCTTACCATGAACATGCCTAATTGTACAAATACAACATGTTCTTTTTGCAATCTTACCTGAGCAACATATACCAAACCAGATACTTGGTTAACGGCCACCCCAAATGCTTCACCAGTAAACTCCTCAGTGTATTTAGGCCAAGACAAATCCAGTTTGAACAGAGGTCTTCCCATTAATCGACAATCTGTTTTTAATGCAACagtaaactgtaaaaaaaaaaaacaacaacagattaATTTAAAGATTTATTGATGCTTGTTACCCACTGTAAGTTGAGACCTTAACTAAATGTAGCCTGGTAACCAGCTAGCAGCAGTCCTAGCTGCAGCACATCCTCTCTCGAAATACCACGTTGTATCTCAAGAGGCGATAGTGAGTCACTGTAGCTAAAACAGCAAGCAAGCTTAGATATCCAGTAGTTATTAGAAAGTCTATCAGTTCAAATGAATGGTTAACCCGTCAGCTAGCTCAAAGGCTCTGATGAAGATCTTCAGGGGTCTACTTTCCTCTATTACACTAATATAAGCATATAACCATCAATTGATGTTGATGTAGAAATGAATAGTCGCCCAGATATCTATCaatcatatataatataatttgttTGGAGTGTGGAGTATACAATAATTGACCTCGCAAGCCGACGGCTAGGCAGTCCTGCAtataagaaaatcggggacgcagcatttgtcaattacgccccagtgctatggaacatactgcctatagacatcagggaagccagctcgcttaacatctttaaaagaaaactaaaaacgtacctcttcacattagcctttaactagctaccacttcgcactatatatatatatatataaatacttttaatttaatttaaatctctactggtgatattaaggggttagattaaatatatctctataattataattagatattttttgcactatatctgagttatgtttctttgatgtctatttttatgtgcatgtcatttctttgtgcatattatgtatttgctgtaaagcactttgagctgcattcttttgcatgaaaggtgctatataaataaagttttattattattattattatatagcacctttaacCCTCTGGAATGGGTGATCATATTCAGGGCTCATTCAACGCTAGCTCGCTTGAATGCACTGCACTTTTTATACAAATGTTGATGCAGACTAGAAACagtcatttttttaaaaaaaagacaaataactCAATTTCTGTTAAGTTTGACCAGTggttttattagtttcagttaCGTTTTTATTTAAGGGACTCATTTCTATTTCGTTTTAGTACCATTACAGTTTCAGTCATTTTAGGAAAATGCATCACACCTACCATCTGTCATACCTGTTGTTGTCATACAGCAAACAGTCTAACAATGATCAAATCTACACAATGGACTCCCAGACCTCCAAAGTCTGACCAGAGGGCCAAACGACATCTTATCAGAGGacctctctctgatcttctcaCCCCACAAGACCTCCACTGTGTGTAT from Clupea harengus chromosome 8, Ch_v2.0.2, whole genome shotgun sequence encodes:
- the LOC116221546 gene encoding NHL repeat-containing protein 3-like; the protein is MKIFCTLNSNHWSLIIMKMAVIFFLGVILYGAMNSQFTVALKTDCRLMGRPLFKLDLSWPKYTEEFTGEAFGVAVNQVSGLVYVAQRGENVAKVLVFNIDGDFMQAWNTTTLEMPHGIFLAGALTNPSVWITDVGTGPYGHTVKQYTPSGKLLQILGTPGKAGSGVNPLQFDQPAEIFVHTSGEIYIVDGDGGMNNRLIKLSEDLQVVWVHGEEGQELAQFHIPHSVAVDSYQRVWVADRGNKRIQVFNSVTGDWLGTWGSCFSEDGPYSVRQTSDQKYFVVVQLNSNRITLLEAPPIGVIGQCHVVSVIQLAEDVKPHLVDIDLKTGALYVAEIGAQQVQKFMPYTLDRKRASETPFKA